The sequence CACTCTGTGCTATCGCGATGAAACTCGATAACTCGTATCGCAAAATCAACAAACCTTTGGTTCGGAGCAAACGCTCCACCCATTTTGAGTCCTGCTGTTCTGTTCTTGATGGCTTGAAGCCTAGGAATAAGTGGCAATATGCGATTCCTATTCTGACTAAGCGAAATGATCTCGCATGAGGAACTCCACACCTTGTGAGTATCTCGCGAAGTGATCTCTTCGAAGACTCTCGAATCAGAGGAGTTCTCTGACTTTGTGAAGAGGTTGAGGAGTTTTGAGATCATTTTTCTGCCTAACGTGAAGGTGATACGCGAGGGCCTAGGTTGTACGTGGTGAAAGAGTAGGGCAAGATCTGCCCCTGCTGCATCCACAACTCGGGCGCTTGGCCCGAGTTGTATCGACCGCCTTGTTGGACCTAATCTTTATTTTCATCGTACTCATATTCGCTGAATCTTTTGATCCATCCATCTTCAGTGAACAACTCGCCGTGAAGCCCATCGGACTCTTGAGCGATATCCTTTCCGTCTACTTGCACGATGATTCCTTCTTCTGAATCTGAAGCTTCCTGAAAAGCGTAAAGGAGATCATGCATCATGCCAGTGGTGAGATCGTCAACTAGCTCTCTAATCGTTTGTTTTTGCTCTTCTGAGAATTCGGCTAGTGACCTCTGAAGGCTTTGCTGATCGGGAGCTTTCGCAGCACCGCTGAGGAGCGTATTCAAATTGTGGAGAGCTTGATCTCTGGTGTTCCTCACAAAGAACTCTCCGAACTTTTCGATCTCTTTCATTTAGTTTCGTCCAACGTCGAGGCCACACGACGAGCGCTTGCGCTCGTTGTGTGAGCCGTCTGGTTAGCTTTATTTTTTAAGTGTTATTGGCAGTTTTGCATGCCACTTCACGGGGTGTCCGTCCTTAAATCCTGGAGAGTATCTTGCTGTCCTAGCGATTCTTCGCATCGTTTCGGCTATCATACCGTATTCAGAATTTCTTACTATAGCTTTTACGACTTCTCCATTTTCATTAACCAATATCTCGAGATCAATTGTTTGACTTCCTATTTTGTCTAGGACACCGAAATCGAAGAGTCTTAGTTCATTATCATTTGGTTTTATAAGGATTTTTGGTTGTTCGTCTAGTTGAGATACGGATAAGTATCCTTCAGGAATGGCGTCATTTTCACTCGTTGGATTCCCTAGGTTTCCGATGTCAAATGTTCTAGCGATATGGACTTCCTTCTTGGCGCATGACGCTAGTGCCAGTAGTGAAAACGCTAGGAATAAGTTCTTCATCTATATTTAGCTAACGCTAAGCTGATACGCGAGGGCTAGTAAACCGTCGTGAAAGAGTAGGGTGAGGTTCGTCCTTGCTGCTTCCACAACTCGGGCGCTTGGCCCGAGTTGTATCGAGCGACTTGTTCGACCTAATTTTACTTTGCAGATAGTAAATCATAGATTCCCTTTATTCCAAAACCGAAGACGATCAGAAGGACGAGTCCAAGTGCGAGACAACCGTATTTGAAAACCTGATCTTTCGTAGTTTCTTTTTCATCAAGTTC comes from Pelagicoccus sp. SDUM812003 and encodes:
- a CDS encoding DUF6547 family protein; protein product: MKEIEKFGEFFVRNTRDQALHNLNTLLSGAAKAPDQQSLQRSLAEFSEEQKQTIRELVDDLTTGMMHDLLYAFQEASDSEEGIIVQVDGKDIAQESDGLHGELFTEDGWIKRFSEYEYDENKD